One part of the Orenia metallireducens genome encodes these proteins:
- a CDS encoding 3'-5' exonuclease: MQDIKDAIIKLAENLKDNREVSTKDNEYYHEKLKIYRFLYHTFEVWHKYFNQDELTKRSKNYLTAILEGKIESSKIEKEIAKEIILLLKEDNSKTYIVFDLETTGLKPCSWGRIIEIAAVKLNIDNKNNTFEICDEFHSLVNPAMKVPKKISKITGITTEMIKDKESIYEVLPRFVDFIEEGSLLSGHNIKAFDIPFLDAAVDKFKFNRPDYKSKIDQIVDTLYLSREKLPNLENHKLKTIADYFSISIDNHHRAIDDARANAKVLIELLKL, translated from the coding sequence ATGCAAGATATTAAAGATGCAATTATAAAATTAGCTGAAAATCTGAAAGATAATAGAGAAGTTTCTACTAAAGATAATGAATATTATCATGAAAAACTTAAAATATATAGATTCTTATATCATACTTTTGAGGTATGGCATAAGTACTTTAACCAAGATGAATTAACCAAAAGAAGTAAGAATTACTTGACAGCAATCTTAGAAGGAAAAATCGAAAGTAGTAAAATCGAAAAAGAAATAGCAAAGGAGATTATACTCCTCCTAAAAGAAGATAATAGCAAAACTTATATAGTTTTTGATTTGGAGACTACAGGTTTAAAACCTTGTAGTTGGGGCAGAATCATTGAGATCGCTGCAGTTAAACTCAACATAGACAATAAAAATAATACCTTTGAAATCTGTGATGAATTCCATTCACTAGTAAATCCTGCTATGAAAGTCCCAAAAAAGATAAGCAAAATTACAGGTATTACTACAGAAATGATAAAGGATAAAGAATCAATTTATGAAGTATTACCTAGATTTGTGGATTTCATAGAAGAAGGGAGTCTATTATCTGGACATAATATTAAGGCCTTTGATATCCCCTTCCTAGATGCTGCTGTAGATAAATTTAAGTTCAATCGCCCTGACTATAAGAGTAAAATTGATCAAATAGTAGATACCTTATATCTATCAAGGGAAAAGTTACCCAATTTAGAAAATCATAAATTAAAGACAATAGCAGATTATTTCTCAATCTCTATAGATAATCATCATCGAGCAATCGATGATGCTAGGGCTAATGCTAAGGTTTTAATTGAGTTATTAAAACTATAA